One window from the genome of Cryptomeria japonica chromosome 6, Sugi_1.0, whole genome shotgun sequence encodes:
- the LOC131031977 gene encoding SPX domain-containing protein 1 → MKFGKNLQRLIEEALPEWRDKFIAYKRLKKLLKVIAPKAQDEGISQVPRKRQRIETQGESHSSTSRSSDGLDLTFLKYKLTAEEVDFIQLLYPELEKFNHFFMEKEEEYIIHQKELQDRIERVKDTYGLSPAKFRQEMMSVRKDFVNFHGEMVLLENYSVLNYTGLVKILKKYDKRRGGILRLAFIEKVLEQPFFAMEVLFKLVKECEETLEQLFAREEEGRMLGEEEEATVYVYERGHEEEMHRSTMAALRSMREMRKGSSTFTALSLPPLQKHNNYPSPPIPT, encoded by the exons ATGAAATTCGGTAAAAATCTTCAGAGGCTGATTGAAGAAGCGTTGCCAGAATGGCGGGACAAATTTATTGCATACAAACGTCTAAAGAAGCTTTTGAAAGTTATAGCTCCCAAAGCCCAAGACGAAGGGATCTCTCAAGTGCCACGCAAGCGGCAAAGGATCGAAACACAGGGAGAGAGTCATTCTTCCACCAGTCGGAGCAGTGATGGTTTAGATCTCACATTTTTGAAGTACAAATTGACCGCCGAGGAGGTCGATTTCATCCAGCTGCTCTACCCTGAGCTTGAAAAGTTCAATCATTTTTTCATGGAAAAGGAAGAGGAATACATCATTCACCAAAAG GAGTTGCAGGATAGAATAGAGAGGGTGAAAGACACATACGGTTTATCACCGGCCAAATTCAGGCAGGAGATGATGAGTGTGCGCAAGGACTTTGTAAATTTCCATGGGGAAATGGTGCTTTTGGAAAATTATAGCGTTTTGAATTACACAG gGCTGGTGAAAATATTAAAGAAGTACGACAAAAGAAGGGGAGGAATACTCCGTCTGGCTTTCATTGAGAAGGTGTTAGAGCAGCCATTTTTTGCGATGGAGGTTCTGTTCAAACTTGTGAAGGAATGCGAGGAAACCCTTGAGCAGTTGTTTGCAAGGGAGGAAGAAGGTAGAATGTTGGGAGAAGAAGAGGAAGCGACGGTTTATGTGTATGAGAGGGGACACGAGGAGGAAATGCATAGAAGCACAATGGCCGCCCTCCGCAGTATGCGAGAAATGCGCAAGGGCAGTTCTACTTTTACcgctctctccctccctcccctacaGAAACACAATAATTACCCTTCTCCTCCCATTCCCACTTGA